One genomic window of Pseudomonas aeruginosa includes the following:
- the pchE gene encoding pyochelin non-ribosomal peptide synthetase PchE, whose translation MDLPPDSRTALRDWLTEQLADLLGEPLADVRALADDDDLLGCGLDSIRLMYLQERLRARGSTLDFAQLAQRPCLGAWLDLLACADRLSAPATVALPTAQDRDQPFELSSVQQAYWLGRGAGEVLGNVSCHAFLEFRTRDVDPQRLAAAAECVRQRHPMLRARFLDGRQQILPTPPLSCFDLQDWRTLQVDEAERDWQALRDWRAHECLAVERGQVFLLGLVRMPGGEDRLWLSLDLLAADVESLRLLLAELGVAYLAPERLAEPPALHFADYLAHRAAQRAEAAARARDYWLERLPRLPDAPALPLACAPESIRQPRTRRLAFQLSAGESRRLERLAAQHGVTLSSVFGCAFALVLARWSESAEFLLNVPLFDRHADDPRIGEVIADFTTLLLLECRMQAGVSFAEAVKSFQRNLHGAIDHAAFPALEVLREARRQGQPRSAPVVFASNLGEEGFVPAAFRDAFGDLHDMLSQTPQVWLDHQLYRVGDGILLAWDSVVGLFPEGLPETMFEAYVGLLQRLCDSAWEQPADLPLPWAQQARRALLNGQPACATARTLHRDFFLRAAEAPDADALLYRDQRVTRGELAERALRIAGGLREAGVRPGDAVEVSLPRGPQQVAAVFGVLAAGACYVPLDIDQPPARRRLIEEAAGVCLAITEEDDPQALPPRLDVQRLLRGPALAAPVPLAPQASAYVIYTSGSTGVPKGVEVSHAAAINTIDALLDLLRVDASDRLLAVSALDFDLSVFDLFGGLGAGASLVLPAQEQARDAAAWAEAIQRHAVSLWNSAPALLEMALSLPASQADYRSLRAVLLSGDWVALDLPGRLRPRCAEGCRLHVLGGATEAGIWSNLQSVDTVPPHWRSIPYGRPLPGQAYRVVDTHGRDVPDLVVGELWIGGASLARSYRNDPELSARRFVHDAQGRWYRTGDRGRYWGDGTLEFLGRVDQQVKVRGQRIELGEVEAALCAQAGVESACAAVLGGGVASLGAVLVPRLAPRAEGSMELPAAQPFAGLAEAEAVLTREILGALLEAPLELDDGLRRRWLDWLADSAASALPSLDEALRRLGWQAAGLTAMGNALRGLLAGEQAPAALLLDPWLAPQAVAARLPDGREALARLLEALPTPAAGERLRVAVLDTRAGLWLDQGMASLLRPGLELTLFERSRVLLDAAATRLPERIVVQALDDGLLPAEHLGRYDRVISFAALHAYEASREGLALAAALLRPQGRLLLVDLLCESPLALLGAALLDDRPLRLAELPSLLADLAAAGLAPRCLWRSERLALVEALAPGLGLDAAALQAGLEQRLPQAMRPERLWCLPSLPLNGNGKVDRRRLAESMTRALGECRHEPSAEEPLEAHEQALAECWEAVLKRPVRRREASFFSLGGDSLLATRLLAGIRERFGVRLGMADFYRQPTLAGLARHLQAQTVEIEETQLEEGVL comes from the coding sequence TCCGTGCAGCAGGCCTACTGGCTGGGACGTGGCGCCGGCGAGGTGCTGGGCAACGTCAGCTGCCATGCCTTCCTGGAATTCCGCACGCGGGATGTCGACCCGCAGCGCCTGGCCGCGGCGGCGGAGTGCGTGCGTCAACGCCACCCGATGTTGCGGGCGCGCTTCCTCGACGGTCGCCAGCAGATCCTTCCGACGCCGCCGCTGTCCTGCTTCGACCTGCAGGACTGGCGCACCTTGCAGGTGGACGAGGCCGAGCGCGACTGGCAGGCGCTGCGCGACTGGCGCGCCCATGAATGCCTGGCGGTGGAGCGCGGCCAGGTGTTCCTGCTCGGGCTGGTGCGCATGCCGGGCGGCGAGGATCGCCTCTGGCTGAGTCTCGACCTGCTTGCCGCCGATGTCGAAAGCCTGCGCCTGCTGCTGGCCGAACTGGGCGTTGCCTACCTGGCGCCGGAGCGCCTGGCGGAGCCGCCGGCGCTGCATTTCGCCGACTACCTGGCACACCGTGCGGCGCAACGCGCCGAGGCCGCGGCGCGGGCCCGCGACTACTGGCTGGAACGCCTGCCGCGCTTGCCGGACGCGCCGGCCCTGCCGTTGGCCTGCGCGCCGGAAAGCATCCGCCAGCCGCGCACCCGGCGCCTGGCATTCCAGCTTTCCGCCGGCGAGAGCCGGCGCCTGGAGCGTCTTGCCGCGCAGCATGGCGTGACCTTGTCCAGCGTGTTCGGCTGCGCCTTCGCGCTGGTCCTGGCGCGCTGGAGCGAAAGCGCGGAATTTCTCCTCAACGTGCCGTTGTTCGATCGGCATGCCGACGACCCGCGTATCGGCGAGGTGATCGCCGACTTCACCACCCTGTTGCTGCTGGAGTGCCGGATGCAGGCCGGGGTGTCCTTCGCCGAGGCGGTGAAGAGCTTCCAGCGCAACCTCCACGGAGCCATCGACCACGCCGCATTCCCCGCCCTGGAGGTGCTCCGCGAGGCGCGCCGGCAGGGCCAGCCACGCTCGGCGCCGGTGGTGTTCGCCAGCAACCTGGGCGAGGAGGGCTTCGTCCCGGCGGCCTTCCGCGACGCTTTCGGCGATCTCCACGACATGCTCTCGCAGACCCCGCAGGTCTGGCTCGACCACCAGCTCTACCGGGTGGGCGATGGTATCCTGCTGGCCTGGGACAGCGTCGTCGGCCTGTTCCCCGAAGGCCTGCCGGAAACCATGTTCGAAGCCTACGTGGGGCTGCTCCAGCGTCTCTGCGACAGCGCCTGGGAGCAGCCCGCCGATCTGCCGTTGCCCTGGGCGCAGCAGGCGCGCCGGGCCCTGCTCAACGGCCAGCCGGCATGCGCCACGGCGCGCACCCTGCATCGCGACTTCTTCCTTCGCGCCGCCGAGGCGCCGGATGCCGACGCGCTGCTCTATCGCGACCAACGTGTCACCCGCGGCGAACTGGCCGAGCGTGCGCTGCGCATCGCCGGCGGCCTGCGCGAAGCCGGGGTGCGCCCTGGCGACGCGGTCGAGGTCAGCCTGCCGCGCGGACCGCAGCAGGTCGCGGCGGTATTCGGCGTGCTCGCCGCAGGCGCCTGCTACGTGCCGCTGGACATCGACCAGCCGCCCGCACGGCGGCGCCTGATCGAAGAGGCCGCCGGGGTATGCCTGGCGATCACCGAGGAGGACGATCCGCAGGCCTTGCCGCCGCGCCTGGATGTCCAGCGCCTGCTGCGCGGCCCGGCGCTGGCCGCCCCCGTGCCGCTGGCGCCGCAGGCGAGTGCCTATGTGATCTACACCTCGGGCTCCACCGGGGTGCCCAAGGGCGTCGAGGTCAGCCACGCGGCGGCGATCAATACCATCGACGCGCTGCTCGACCTGCTGCGGGTGGACGCATCGGACCGCTTGCTGGCGGTCTCCGCGCTGGACTTCGATCTGTCGGTCTTCGACCTGTTCGGCGGCCTCGGCGCCGGTGCCAGCCTGGTCCTGCCGGCCCAGGAACAGGCGCGCGATGCCGCTGCCTGGGCGGAGGCTATCCAGCGGCATGCGGTGAGCCTGTGGAACTCGGCGCCGGCCTTGCTGGAGATGGCCCTCAGCCTGCCGGCGAGCCAGGCCGACTATCGCAGTCTGCGGGCGGTGCTGCTGTCCGGCGACTGGGTGGCTCTGGACCTGCCCGGCCGCCTGCGCCCACGTTGTGCCGAAGGCTGCCGCCTGCATGTGCTGGGTGGCGCTACCGAAGCGGGCATCTGGTCGAACCTGCAGAGCGTCGATACGGTGCCGCCGCACTGGCGTTCGATTCCCTACGGCCGGCCATTGCCGGGACAGGCCTACCGGGTGGTCGACACCCACGGGCGCGACGTGCCGGACCTGGTGGTCGGCGAGCTGTGGATCGGCGGCGCCAGCCTGGCCCGCAGCTATCGCAACGATCCCGAACTCAGCGCCCGGCGCTTCGTCCACGATGCCCAGGGCCGCTGGTATCGCACCGGCGATCGCGGTCGCTACTGGGGCGACGGTACCCTGGAATTCCTCGGTCGGGTCGACCAGCAGGTGAAAGTGCGCGGCCAGCGCATCGAGTTGGGCGAGGTGGAGGCCGCGCTGTGCGCCCAGGCTGGCGTGGAGAGCGCCTGCGCGGCGGTGCTCGGCGGTGGCGTGGCGAGCCTCGGCGCGGTGCTGGTACCGCGCCTGGCGCCACGGGCCGAAGGCTCCATGGAATTACCGGCCGCACAGCCCTTCGCCGGCCTGGCAGAGGCCGAGGCGGTACTCACCCGGGAAATCCTCGGCGCGCTGCTGGAGGCGCCGCTGGAGCTAGACGACGGTTTGCGCCGGCGCTGGCTGGACTGGCTAGCGGACTCCGCCGCCAGCGCGCTGCCGTCGCTCGACGAGGCGTTGCGCCGGCTCGGCTGGCAGGCCGCGGGGCTGACCGCGATGGGCAACGCTCTGCGCGGCCTGCTCGCCGGCGAACAGGCGCCGGCCGCGCTGCTCCTCGATCCCTGGCTGGCGCCGCAGGCGGTGGCCGCGCGCCTGCCGGACGGCCGCGAGGCCCTGGCGCGCCTGCTCGAAGCGCTGCCGACGCCGGCTGCCGGCGAACGCCTGCGGGTGGCGGTGCTGGATACCCGCGCCGGGCTCTGGCTCGACCAGGGCATGGCCTCGCTGTTGCGCCCGGGGCTGGAACTGACCCTCTTCGAACGCAGCCGCGTCCTCCTCGACGCCGCCGCCACCCGCTTGCCGGAACGGATCGTGGTGCAGGCGCTGGACGACGGCCTGCTACCTGCCGAGCACCTCGGTCGCTACGACCGGGTGATCAGCTTCGCCGCGCTGCACGCCTACGAGGCCAGCCGCGAAGGCCTGGCGCTGGCGGCGGCGCTGCTGCGCCCGCAGGGCCGCCTGTTGCTGGTGGACCTGCTATGCGAGTCGCCACTGGCGCTGCTCGGTGCGGCCTTGCTCGACGACCGGCCGTTGCGCCTGGCGGAGTTGCCGAGCCTGTTGGCCGATCTCGCCGCTGCGGGACTGGCGCCGCGTTGCCTGTGGCGCAGCGAACGGCTCGCCCTGGTCGAGGCGCTGGCGCCGGGACTAGGGCTCGACGCCGCCGCGCTCCAGGCCGGCCTGGAGCAACGCCTGCCCCAGGCGATGCGGCCCGAACGCCTGTGGTGCCTGCCAAGCCTGCCGTTGAACGGCAATGGCAAGGTCGATCGTCGCCGCCTGGCCGAGAGCATGACCCGCGCACTCGGCGAGTGTCGTCACGAGCCCTCGGCGGAGGAGCCGCTGGAAGCCCATGAGCAAGCGCTGGCCGAGTGCTGGGAAGCGGTTCTCAAACGCCCGGTGCGTCGTCGCGAGGCGAGCTTCTTCAGCCTCGGCGGCGACAGCCTGCTGGCGACCCGCCTGCTGGCCGGCATACGTGAGCGTTTCGGCGTACGCCTGGGCATGGCCGACTTCTATCGCCAGCCGACCCTGGCCGGTCTTGCCCGCCACTTGCAGGCGCAGACCGTCGAAATCGAGGAAACCCAACTGGAAGAGGGCGTGCTATGA
- the pchF gene encoding pyochelin non-ribosomal peptide synthetase PchF yields MSLGELLETCRSRRIELWSEAGRLRYRAPQGALDAGLAERLRAEREALLEHLEGGPGWRAEPDLAHQRFPLTPVQAAYVLGRQAAFDYGGNACQLYAEYDWPVDTDPARLEAAWNAMVERHPMLRAVIEDNAWQRVLPEVPWQRLTVHACAGLDEAAFQAHLERVRERLDHACAALDQWPVLRPELSIGRDACVLHCSVDFTLVDYASLQLLLGEWRRRYLDPQWTAEPLEATFRDYVGVEQRRRQSPAWQRDRDWWLARLDALPGRPDLPLRVQPDTRSTRFRHFHARLDEAAWQALGARAGEHGLSAAGVALAAFAETIGRWSQAPAFCLNLTVLNRPPLHPQLAQVLGDFTALSLLAVDSRHGDSFVERARRIGEQMFDDLDHPTFSGVDLLRELARRRGRGADLMPVVFTSGIGSVQRLLGDGEAPRAPRYMISQTPQVWLDCQVTDQFGGLEIGWDVRLGLFPEGQAEAMFDDFVGLLRRLAQSPRAWTDGDATEPVEAPPQALPGSARSIAAGFAERALLTPDATVIHDAAGSYSYRQVAQHASALRRVLEAHGAGRGRRVAVMLPKSAAQLVAVIGILQAGAAYVPVDIRQPPLRRQAILASAEVVALVCLESDVPDVGCACVAIDRLAADSAWPPPHAAEVAADDLAYVIYTSGSTGTPKGVMLSHAAVSNTLLDINQRYGVDANDRVLGLAELSFDLSVYDFFGATAAGAQVVLPDPARGSDPSHWAELLERHAITLWNSVPAQGQMLIDYLESEPQRHLPGPRCVLWSGDWIPVSLPTRWWRRWPDSALFSLGGATEAAIWSIEQPIRPQHTELASIPYGRALRGQSVEVLDARGRRCPPGVRGEIHIGGVGLALGYAGDPQRTAERFVRHPDGRRLYRTGDLGRYLADGSIEFLGREDDQVKIRGHRIELAELDAALCAHPQVNLAATVVLGETHERSLASFVTLHAPVEAGEDPRTALDAVRQRAAQALRRDWGSEEGIAAAVAALDRACLASLAAWLAGSGLFASATPLDFATLCQRLGIAEARQRLLRHWLRQLEEGGYLRAEGEGWLGCAERPAQSPEDAWTAFAGCAPAALWPAELVAYLRDSAQSLGEQLAGRISPAALMFPQGSARIAEAMYSQGLHAQALHEAMAEAIAAIVERQPQRRWRLLELGAGTAAASRAVIARLAPLVQRGAEVDYLFTDVSSYFLAAARERFVDQPWVRFGRFDMNGDLLDQGVAPHSVDILLSSGALNNALDTPALLAGLRELLSADAWLVIQELTREHNEISVSQSLMMENPRDLRDERRQLFVHTGQWLEWLAAQGGDLACGVVPPGSALDLLGYDVLLARCKTDRARLEPAELLAFVEARVPRYMLPAQLRVLERLPVTGNGKIDRKALTGFARQPQADLRHGVAQAPADELENALLALWREVLDNPSLGVEQDFFGAGGDSLLIAQLIARLRERLESARRHPFDRLLRWALSQPTPRGLAERLRSAPEEGRGPALAAARGVAPAQAGMSRAPLAEGAVALDPLVRLVPGEGVPRVLVHEGLGTLLPYRPLLRALGEGRPLLGLAVHDSDAYLAIPAEHLNACLGRRYAEALHRAGLREVDLLGYCSGGLVALETAKSLVQRGVRVRQLDIVSSYRIPYRVDDERLLLFSFAATLGLDTAALGFPAPERLGQAVQAALAQTPERLVAEALAGLPGLADLVALRGRVLQAASGSADAASVERDTLYRLFCHSVRASQAAAPEPYVGALRLFVPDAGNPLVPRYAEALETQWRAAALGACGIHEVPGGHFDCLGEALAQSLSKPMPEEASR; encoded by the coding sequence ATGAGCCTCGGCGAACTGCTGGAAACCTGCCGCAGCCGGCGCATCGAACTCTGGAGCGAGGCGGGCCGCCTGCGCTATCGCGCCCCACAGGGCGCCCTCGACGCCGGCCTCGCCGAGCGCCTGCGGGCCGAGCGCGAGGCCCTGCTGGAACACCTGGAAGGCGGCCCTGGCTGGCGCGCCGAACCCGACCTGGCCCACCAGCGCTTCCCATTGACCCCGGTGCAGGCCGCCTACGTGCTGGGCCGCCAGGCGGCCTTCGACTACGGCGGTAACGCCTGCCAGCTGTACGCCGAGTACGACTGGCCGGTCGACACCGATCCGGCGCGCCTGGAGGCGGCCTGGAACGCCATGGTCGAGCGCCACCCGATGCTGCGCGCGGTGATCGAGGACAACGCCTGGCAGCGCGTGCTGCCCGAGGTGCCCTGGCAGCGGCTGACCGTGCATGCCTGCGCGGGGCTCGACGAGGCCGCTTTCCAGGCGCACCTGGAGCGGGTCCGCGAACGCCTCGACCACGCCTGCGCGGCACTCGACCAGTGGCCGGTCCTGCGCCCCGAGCTGAGTATCGGCCGGGATGCCTGCGTACTGCACTGCTCGGTGGATTTCACCCTGGTCGACTACGCCAGCCTGCAATTGCTGCTTGGCGAATGGCGCCGCCGCTATCTCGATCCGCAATGGACGGCGGAACCGCTGGAGGCGACCTTCCGCGACTATGTCGGCGTCGAGCAGCGCCGACGCCAGTCGCCAGCCTGGCAGCGCGACCGCGACTGGTGGCTGGCGCGTCTCGACGCGCTACCGGGGCGTCCCGACCTGCCGCTGCGGGTGCAGCCGGACACCCGGTCCACGCGCTTCCGGCACTTCCACGCGCGCCTCGACGAGGCCGCCTGGCAGGCGCTCGGCGCGCGCGCCGGCGAACACGGCCTGAGCGCTGCCGGCGTGGCCCTGGCGGCCTTCGCCGAGACCATCGGTCGCTGGAGCCAGGCACCGGCGTTCTGTCTCAACCTGACGGTACTCAACCGGCCGCCGCTGCATCCGCAGCTGGCGCAGGTGCTCGGTGACTTCACCGCGCTCAGCCTGCTGGCAGTGGACAGCCGCCACGGCGACAGTTTCGTCGAGCGTGCCCGACGCATCGGCGAGCAGATGTTCGACGACCTCGACCACCCGACCTTCAGCGGCGTCGACCTGCTGCGCGAACTGGCGCGCCGGCGTGGTCGCGGCGCCGACCTGATGCCGGTGGTGTTCACCAGTGGCATCGGCAGTGTGCAGCGCCTGCTCGGCGATGGCGAGGCGCCGCGCGCGCCACGCTACATGATCAGCCAGACCCCGCAGGTCTGGCTGGACTGCCAGGTCACCGACCAGTTCGGCGGCCTGGAGATCGGCTGGGACGTACGCCTCGGGTTGTTCCCCGAGGGCCAGGCGGAAGCCATGTTCGACGACTTCGTCGGGCTGCTCCGGCGCCTGGCGCAGAGCCCGCGCGCCTGGACCGACGGCGATGCCACGGAACCCGTCGAGGCGCCGCCGCAGGCGTTGCCCGGTAGTGCCCGGAGCATCGCCGCCGGTTTCGCCGAGCGTGCCCTGCTGACCCCCGACGCCACGGTGATCCACGATGCCGCCGGCAGCTACAGCTACCGCCAGGTCGCCCAGCACGCCAGCGCCCTGCGCCGCGTCCTGGAAGCGCACGGCGCGGGCCGTGGCCGGCGGGTCGCGGTGATGCTGCCGAAAAGCGCCGCGCAATTGGTCGCGGTGATCGGCATCCTCCAGGCCGGCGCCGCCTATGTGCCGGTAGACATCCGCCAGCCTCCGCTGCGGCGCCAGGCGATCCTCGCCAGCGCCGAAGTGGTCGCGCTGGTTTGCCTGGAAAGCGATGTCCCGGACGTCGGCTGCGCCTGCGTGGCCATCGACCGGCTGGCCGCCGACAGCGCCTGGCCGCCACCGCACGCGGCGGAGGTGGCGGCGGACGACCTCGCCTACGTGATCTACACCTCCGGCTCCACCGGCACGCCCAAGGGCGTGATGCTCAGCCATGCGGCGGTGAGTAACACGCTGCTCGACATCAACCAGCGCTACGGCGTCGACGCCAACGACCGCGTCCTCGGCCTCGCCGAGCTGAGCTTCGACCTCTCGGTCTACGACTTCTTCGGCGCCACCGCGGCGGGGGCCCAGGTGGTCCTGCCGGACCCGGCGCGCGGCAGCGATCCATCGCACTGGGCGGAACTGCTGGAACGCCACGCCATCACCCTGTGGAACTCGGTGCCGGCCCAAGGCCAGATGCTCATCGATTACCTGGAGAGCGAGCCGCAACGTCACCTGCCGGGACCGCGCTGCGTGCTCTGGTCCGGTGACTGGATTCCGGTCAGCCTGCCGACCCGCTGGTGGCGGCGCTGGCCGGACAGCGCGCTGTTCAGCCTGGGCGGCGCCACCGAGGCGGCGATCTGGTCGATCGAGCAGCCGATCCGCCCGCAGCACACCGAGCTGGCCAGCATCCCTTATGGCCGTGCCCTGCGTGGGCAGAGCGTGGAAGTCCTGGATGCCCGCGGGCGGCGCTGCCCGCCGGGCGTGCGCGGCGAGATCCATATCGGCGGGGTGGGCCTGGCGCTCGGCTACGCCGGCGATCCGCAGCGCACCGCCGAACGCTTCGTCCGTCACCCCGATGGCCGTCGCCTGTATCGCACCGGCGACCTCGGCCGCTACCTGGCCGACGGCAGCATCGAGTTCCTCGGCCGCGAGGACGACCAGGTGAAGATTCGCGGCCACCGCATCGAACTGGCCGAACTGGACGCCGCGCTGTGCGCTCATCCGCAGGTCAACCTGGCGGCCACCGTGGTGCTCGGCGAGACCCACGAGCGCAGCCTGGCCAGCTTCGTCACCCTGCATGCGCCGGTGGAGGCTGGCGAGGATCCGCGTACGGCGCTCGACGCGGTGCGCCAGCGGGCGGCCCAGGCCTTGCGCCGCGACTGGGGCAGCGAGGAGGGCATCGCCGCGGCGGTGGCCGCACTCGACCGTGCCTGCCTCGCCTCGTTGGCCGCCTGGCTGGCCGGCAGCGGTCTGTTCGCCAGTGCGACGCCGCTGGACTTCGCCACCCTGTGCCAGCGCCTGGGTATCGCCGAGGCGCGCCAGCGCCTGCTGCGCCACTGGTTGCGCCAGCTGGAGGAGGGCGGCTACCTGCGCGCCGAGGGCGAGGGCTGGCTGGGCTGCGCCGAGCGTCCCGCGCAGAGTCCGGAGGACGCCTGGACGGCGTTCGCCGGCTGCGCGCCGGCGGCGCTCTGGCCGGCCGAGCTGGTCGCCTACCTGCGTGACAGCGCGCAATCCCTCGGCGAGCAACTGGCCGGGCGGATCAGCCCGGCGGCGCTGATGTTCCCGCAGGGCTCGGCGCGCATCGCCGAGGCCATGTACAGCCAGGGCCTGCATGCCCAGGCGCTGCACGAGGCCATGGCCGAGGCCATCGCCGCCATCGTCGAGCGCCAGCCGCAACGGCGCTGGCGCCTGCTGGAGCTTGGCGCCGGCACCGCCGCCGCCAGCCGTGCGGTGATCGCCCGGTTGGCGCCGCTGGTGCAGCGAGGGGCGGAGGTGGACTACCTGTTCACCGACGTTTCCAGCTACTTCCTCGCCGCAGCCCGCGAGCGCTTCGTCGACCAGCCGTGGGTACGCTTCGGCCGCTTCGACATGAACGGCGATCTTCTCGACCAGGGCGTGGCGCCGCACTCGGTGGATATCCTGCTCAGCTCCGGGGCCTTGAACAACGCGCTGGACACCCCGGCGCTGCTGGCCGGCCTGCGCGAGTTGCTGAGCGCCGACGCCTGGCTGGTGATCCAGGAACTGACGCGCGAGCACAACGAGATCAGTGTCAGCCAGAGCCTGATGATGGAGAACCCGCGCGACCTCCGCGACGAGCGCCGCCAACTGTTCGTCCACACCGGGCAATGGCTGGAGTGGCTGGCGGCACAGGGTGGCGACCTGGCTTGTGGGGTGGTGCCGCCGGGCAGCGCTCTCGACCTGCTTGGCTACGATGTCCTGCTGGCTCGCTGCAAGACCGACCGCGCCCGCCTGGAGCCGGCCGAGCTGCTGGCCTTCGTCGAAGCGCGGGTGCCGCGCTACATGCTCCCGGCGCAGTTGCGCGTGCTCGAACGCCTGCCGGTCACCGGCAACGGCAAGATCGACCGCAAGGCCCTGACCGGCTTTGCCCGCCAGCCCCAGGCGGACCTTCGGCATGGCGTCGCGCAGGCACCGGCCGACGAACTGGAGAATGCGCTGCTGGCACTCTGGCGGGAGGTGCTGGACAACCCGTCGCTGGGCGTCGAGCAAGACTTCTTCGGGGCTGGCGGCGACTCGCTGTTGATCGCCCAGTTGATCGCCCGTTTGCGCGAACGACTGGAAAGCGCCCGTCGGCATCCGTTCGATCGCCTGCTACGCTGGGCGCTCAGCCAGCCGACGCCGCGCGGCCTGGCCGAACGCCTGCGCAGCGCGCCGGAAGAGGGCCGTGGGCCAGCCCTGGCCGCGGCGCGCGGCGTCGCCCCGGCGCAGGCCGGCATGTCGCGCGCACCGCTCGCCGAGGGCGCGGTGGCGCTCGACCCGCTGGTGCGCCTGGTGCCCGGCGAGGGCGTGCCGCGGGTGCTGGTCCACGAAGGCCTCGGCACGCTACTGCCGTACCGCCCGCTGCTTCGCGCCCTGGGTGAGGGGCGGCCGTTGCTGGGGCTGGCCGTGCATGACAGCGACGCCTACCTGGCGATCCCCGCCGAGCATCTCAACGCCTGCCTCGGCCGCCGCTACGCCGAGGCGCTCCATCGCGCCGGGCTGCGTGAGGTCGACCTGCTCGGCTACTGCTCCGGCGGGCTGGTCGCCCTGGAGACCGCCAAGTCCCTGGTCCAGCGCGGGGTGCGCGTGCGCCAACTGGATATCGTCTCCAGCTACCGGATTCCCTACCGGGTGGACGACGAGCGCCTGCTGTTGTTCAGCTTCGCCGCGACCCTCGGCCTGGATACCGCGGCGCTCGGCTTCCCCGCGCCGGAACGTCTCGGCCAGGCGGTGCAGGCGGCGCTCGCGCAGACACCGGAGCGCCTGGTCGCCGAGGCGCTGGCGGGGCTGCCGGGCCTGGCCGATCTCGTCGCCCTGCGCGGCCGCGTGCTACAGGCGGCCAGCGGTAGCGCCGACGCCGCCAGCGTCGAACGCGACACCCTCTACCGACTGTTCTGTCACTCGGTGCGTGCCAGCCAGGCCGCGGCGCCGGAGCCCTACGTCGGCGCGCTGCGGCTGTTCGTGCCGGACGCCGGCAACCCATTGGTGCCGCGCTACGCCGAGGCCCTGGAGACCCAATGGCGGGCCGCCGCGCTCGGCGCGTGCGGCATCCACGAGGTGCCCGGCGGGCACTTCGACTGCCTGGGCGAAGCCCTGGCGCAATCCTTGTCGAAACCCATGCCAGAGGAGGCGAGCCGATGA
- the pchG gene encoding pyochelin biosynthesis thiazoline reductase PchG: MSDVRSVVVAGSRFGQFYAAGVAADPRFVLRGILGQGSRRSRALAERLGVETWCEVEALPDDVRLACVAVGGAARGEQGPALAEALMARGIDVLIEHPLLPREWQDLLRSAERLGRRCLLNTFYPQLPAVARFIELGRQLHRRRGIRHLDAACGVQVGFATLDILAALLEGVGPWSLESPSNDLSAMRGLSLVLAEVPLSLHVLNELAAADDGRMTLLQRVSLTTDRGTLSLLSPHGPLLWTPAVAVPAEDDDGLFALFDEIAGEPLPSAQLWYAEPCSWAQVHQRLWPAAAAEALALLANGDEVRRRNQRSLEVAALWQRIGERLGFPEAPPASLAPASLEQVLEQAS, translated from the coding sequence ATGAGCGACGTCCGTTCCGTGGTGGTCGCCGGTTCCCGGTTCGGCCAGTTCTATGCCGCCGGCGTCGCCGCCGATCCGCGCTTCGTCCTGCGCGGCATCCTTGGCCAGGGCAGCCGGCGTTCGCGGGCGTTGGCCGAGCGCCTCGGGGTGGAGACCTGGTGCGAGGTCGAGGCGTTGCCCGACGATGTCCGCCTGGCCTGCGTCGCGGTCGGCGGCGCGGCACGCGGCGAGCAGGGCCCGGCGCTGGCCGAGGCGCTGATGGCGCGTGGCATCGACGTGCTGATCGAGCATCCGTTGCTGCCGCGCGAATGGCAGGACCTGCTGCGCAGCGCCGAGCGCCTGGGCCGGCGCTGCCTGCTCAACACCTTCTATCCGCAGTTGCCGGCGGTGGCGCGTTTCATCGAGCTGGGCCGCCAGTTGCATCGCCGGCGCGGCATCCGCCACCTGGACGCGGCCTGCGGGGTGCAGGTCGGTTTCGCCACCCTGGACATCCTCGCCGCGTTGCTGGAGGGCGTCGGCCCCTGGTCGCTGGAGTCGCCCTCGAACGACCTGTCGGCGATGCGCGGGCTGTCCCTGGTGCTGGCGGAAGTGCCGTTGAGCCTGCACGTGCTCAACGAACTGGCGGCCGCCGACGACGGGCGCATGACCTTGTTGCAGCGCGTCAGCCTGACCACCGATCGCGGCACGCTGAGCCTGCTCAGCCCCCATGGCCCGTTGTTGTGGACGCCTGCGGTGGCGGTACCGGCAGAGGATGACGACGGCCTGTTCGCGCTGTTCGACGAGATAGCCGGCGAACCGCTGCCCAGCGCCCAGCTCTGGTATGCCGAACCGTGCAGCTGGGCCCAGGTGCACCAGCGCCTGTGGCCGGCGGCGGCGGCCGAGGCGCTGGCGCTGCTCGCCAACGGCGACGAGGTGCGCCGGCGCAACCAGCGCAGCCTGGAGGTCGCCGCCCTGTGGCAGCGGATCGGCGAGCGCCTTGGCTTCCCCGAGGCGCCGCCGGCGTCGCTGGCGCCGGCGAGCCTGGAACAGGTGCTGGAGCAAGCCTCGTGA